AAACCCTGTCACGAAGGGGGTCACGCTCTGGGGCTGGCCCGCCTCGTCAAAGTCGGCGCGCACGATTTCGTAACCGCTGGGCTCGCTGCGGTTCCACGAGCCGCGCATGGCGGCAAACATGTCGCCCCGGTACATGGCCGGGAACTGCGAGGCAGTGTAAAAGGTGCCGGCGATAGCGGCGGCGTGGGCGGTGTAGGTCAGGACGCTGCCCTGGGTGCCCGCACAGTACTCGGCGTTGGTGATGTTGCCCGGCGCGCGGCTGTTGACGTAGGGGTCCACCACCTTGTCGCCGTAGCAAAAGGGCCAGCCGTAGTTCTTGCCCCGCTGAATGACGTTGAGTTCTTCGGGCGGGATGTTGTCGCCGTGCCAGTCGCTCCCCTGGTCAAACCCGTACAGGGCGCCCGTGACGGGCTGCCAGCCAAAGCCGATGGTATGGCGCAGGCCAGACGCGTAGACCTCACGGCTCTTGCCGTCGGGCGCGATTCGCAGCAGGGCTGCCACCTCAGGGTTGGGGGTGGGCGCGTCGTTGTTCTGACTGCCAAACGAGGCGTACAGGTAGCCGTCCGGCCCCCAGGCAATCGTGCGCGCCGAGTGCTGCCCTGGTTCGGGCAGGCGGTCCGCGAAGACGCGCGGGCGGCTGAGGCTGCCGTCTTTGGCCATATCCATGACCCAGATGGTGCTGGCCCCAGCGATATACAGCTTGCCGTTCCGAACGGCGATGCCGTGCGCCGAGGTCAGGTTCTGCGCCACCTGACGGCGCTCGACGGCTTCAATCTTGCCGTCTTTATTGACGTCTTTCAGATACCAAACATCGTTCTGACCACGCCGGGTGAGATAGAT
The sequence above is a segment of the Deinococcus betulae genome. Coding sequences within it:
- a CDS encoding PQQ-dependent sugar dehydrogenase — protein: MTFRMLVLAGLLCGAAAAQGTPTPKPLPQPQAPATVTATRSEPTPQEFMADKLARLKVPAGFTIKVVATGLGNARMLHVMPDGGIYLTRRGQNDVWYLKDVNKDGKIEAVERRQVAQNLTSAHGIAVRNGKLYIAGASTIWVMDMAKDGSLSRPRVFADRLPEPGQHSARTIAWGPDGYLYASFGSQNNDAPTPNPEVAALLRIAPDGKSREVYASGLRHTIGFGWQPVTGALYGFDQGSDWHGDNIPPEELNVIQRGKNYGWPFCYGDKVVDPYVNSRAPGNITNAEYCAGTQGSVLTYTAHAAAIAGTFYTASQFPAMYRGDMFAAMRGSWNRSEPSGYEIVRADFDEAGQPQSVTPFVTGF